TttcatatatgtgtatgtgtaagTTTACTGTCTTGAAAACTAGAATACTGCTTATAACTTTAAAGAATAGCAAGTGTATAAAACACCCTAAAACTCACATAACTGGAGAAGATTTGAAAAGTTGAGGCTTGTCAAAGTTAGAAAGTTTCTgtggagggatttttttttgtcagagaaATACTGCTCTTTGTCCTTGAAAAGCAAGCAGTTGCTACTGCCAGGCATTTGCAAACACTGTGCTGATAGTGATGAGTTTTTGCTGTAAACCAGAAGAGATTCTATGGCTTGGAGGTGTTGGCTGATGAGACAATCAATATGAGTTGgtagtgtgtgcttgcagcccagaaagccaaccgtatcctggactgcatcaaaagaagcgtgaAGAGCAGGTTGAGAGGggtgattctctccctctgcttttgtgagaccccaccttTGAGcgctgcgttcagctctggggcccccagcacaagaaggacatgaacaTATTAGAACGAGtgcagaggagggctatgaggatgatcaaagggctggagcacctctcctatgaagagaggctgagggagttggagttgttcagcctggaaaagagaatgCTCTtgggagaccttatagtggtTTTCCTGTACATAAAAGAGGCTTACAAGAAAAgtggagagggactctttgtcagagaGTGTAGCtataggacaaggagtaatgtcTTCTATGAAtctaaaagaggggagatttagattagatctTAGTAAGAAGTTCTTCATTATGAGGGTGAAGAGGcattggcacaggttgcccagagaagctgtgaatgccccgtccctggaagtgttcaaagaccaggctggatggggctttgagcaacctggtttagtggaaggcgtccctgcccgtggcaggggagttggaactagatgatctttaaggtcccttccaatccaaaccattctatgatgcTACGCATGGAttactgtgagaaaaaaatccagcatcTTAATCTGGAAACTGGTCCTTCtttttgaggggaaaagaaatcttGTTTCAGAAAGTTACTTTGTTATCTAGGGTAGAGAGAAAATGTAATCAATTGTCCTGCAATGTGGACAATTGGgaacaaatatttgaattgCAAAACTCAGTTTATTTTGTTCCAAGACACTTGATGTTAGCATTGGATTGCttatttctattctttctcCATCATTCATCAAAGACATATTTCACAGTAGCATGTGGtagcttttgatattttttccagttcaaagTAATCTTAACCTTCTCTCAGAAGTGGGAGAAGGCAGCAATCAAAGGGTTTGAAGCTACGTGGACTAGATTCCAAGTTGTAGGTCTGAGGACAAAACTTAATCATTTGGATAAGTGGGACTGTGAATGACTGAGATTCCCtaggaaaagtaaaatttttctttaaaataatcatcTTTGAGAGAATCCTTTGGATGAAAAGGGCTTGATAACGTTAGAGCTTTTTCTGGACCTCAAGGTTAGGCAGTTGGAAATCTTTAAGGTACCAAAGAGTTGGTTGTTTCCTGTAGACAAGCTTACTATATGCTGAACCTTTGGAAAATGCAATGATAGCTATTCCTACAGATAAACAGGTAACCAGGGAAAAGCCATCTAATCCTTGAAGAGATTCAAGCAAAGTCATCAGGGGTTGGGTAAGAAAGGGGTGGGGAGCAAAGACTGGAGAATCTCTTAGTTATTCAGAAATGATAATGAGTCTCTGATCTATTTCTCAGAGGGAGCTTTTCAGTGGATGGTATGCATCAATATTCTAGGTCTTCATGTAGGCACATGATGAATCTTGAGAGAATAGTCGGGATGTAAAGTTCCTTATACTCAGTGCTATTGTGTAGTTCAGTGTTCAAAGTAAACTCATTTGTCTAATTGAAGTTGTTCTAGGGGGAAAATAAGAAACTCTGTTTCTTCCCTCTCAAGTGTGGAGGAACTTCAGAGCTCAGAACTGGTTGGCACAAAGGAGCATGAGAAATCTTCTGTCATCATAGAGAAAACTACCTTCTcactcttcttttcttttttcttgctagtGAAAGGTTTCCTTTTCCCATGGATGATCTACTGAGACTCAAATAGTAAAGGGAATATGTTTTTCGTGATGAGATGAGAAACATCTGGAAGCTTTATGTGATTGTAGCTTATAAATAGCTTTATGAAGCACTTTATGATCTTAAAACTTCTAAGATGTAGCTTTGACTGAAGGAGAAGTCAGAGCTCATTTATCTTTAGGGAAATTGGCCTTGTAAGGCCCATAAGGCATAACTGTCCCTCTTTCCTCCTAGTATCTTTTGTAGCAAtcttggaaatacattttttgttcagttttcctACTAAAACATTCAGTAGGAGCTACCATGTTAGAATGTGCTTAAAGTTTATTGGGAGACAGATCGCTGGAGGTGTGTTTTCACTTATGGAATCAAATTAGTGCTTTCAAATCTGATATTACCTTTGGTGCTGCTTGAGGAGTATTACTGTAAGTTCTAGCAGTGGAGAAATAGTCACAGCAATAATGAAGCACactatacttttttatttttccagcagggGTCAAGTTATGCCAATTAAATCAGTATATCCTCTCTTCAAAACCGTTTTGTTCATGTGTTGTTCCTTATACCATGTAATGGTATGTCGACATACACAGATCTCTTGATCTCTTGCTTTGATACTGCCACTGCTGTGTCCAATAGTGTTTGTGTGCACTATAAAAAAATCGCATATCCAAATGTTGTATAAGAATTACAAGTTCTTTGTCTTTACTGTTTAGACTTTCCTGGAGCAATATGTTTTGTctgcatgcagaaaaaatgGATTACcatctaataataataaaacatggtttgaaaaggaacaaaacaaaagtatagTGCAGAGAATCACAGAGAGCATTTGGACATGCTTTCTTGCTGCtaaaataactttataaaaCTGATGTGATTGTGAatctctattattttttctctgagtgGTACAAACTCCTGTccttaaaaaaaccaaacacacacaaaaaaaccctcacttTTAGGAAGGTTTTTTTAAAGGTCCAGCTTGAACTAGGTCATGTCATTAAAGACAGAATCTTGCGTGAGTAGactgaagacagaaatttaaaaacctaatgctttaaaaatgtatgcatattAAATCATAAAACCAGGTATATAGTTAAGAACTACCTTACTCTGTTTATGGCAGGATATAATTGTCATTGGCCTGCACGTTATCCTTGAAATATGAaagtgcagctgctggctcaaagctgctgcttgctttaaGCGGAGAGTTACATCCTGATTGGGGAATGCCAGTGTGTATTGcttgtgttgctttttctgaacatcagtaaaactggaaataaatcaCTGAGCTGGATAGACCATCAGTCTTATCCAGTATGGCCCTTCCTGGTAGGAAAAATTGGGGAGAATAGTTTTAATGATCAAAGttggaaagtgttttttggGTGGGAGTGCTTTGTACCTACATACATCTACATCTTTttcatggggggaaaaaaaaagttggttgTGAATAATAACATCTGATCTCtgtatggaaaatatttctgaaagcacgTTCTGAAGTGCTTCTTACTACTTGTCTTACTACTTGTCTGAGGGAACATCACTTGAAAAGATGGTAATGTAGCCTTATTGCTATGATGTATTAGCTCTATaaggaaagatggggagaaaaaacGTGTTAATTTCTTAACAATATTTGTGTCATAGAAGCTGTACAAACCCACCAAAAGATCAGGAAACGTGATGGCAAAACACTACATTGCTATTCTTCAGTAGAAAGTGCTGGAAAGCACAACTCTGTAACAGCCCTGCAACGTCATGTGAATACTGAGCCTTTTGGAGTTGACCATCTTGAGAATGGGACTGCTGAAGAATGTCTGCAAGGTTGTGAGGATAAAACTATACATGTGACAATGCGGACAGATGGGGCATACAGTAGTTCAGACTTCTCTGATCAGGAGCAAAAGGGCCCAGGTGGAAACGTGATGGATATACTGAACTGGGTCAGGCCTCTCCCTGCTCTACTTTCTCCAGTACAGCTTTCACCAGTAGCTGAACAGGTGAGTTTTCCAGGATTTGTCTGACTTGGCATTAACTTGGCTGTATAATTACTGCAGGAATAACAATTTGATATTCTTGAGCTTTTTTATGTATCAGTATTACTTACTCTGATGCACTGAAAGGGTCTCTGTATGAGTGTTTAGGTCTATATGTATACTTCTTCACTTTCTAGTGCACTGTCTGTGGAAGGGCACAAGCCATAATTTTCTGcagtatatttaaaacaaagttggCCACGTCTcaactgctgttttttcctgatgtcaCAGACCTCCATTCCCAACTCTTGTTGGGTATAAGCGTGGTTTTTGTAGTAAACCTCTACAGCTTGAAATTCAAGGGAAACCTactcaaatgttattttttcagtaatctTTGAATATAAGTAGGTAGGCAAAGAGCTCTCAATTTTCACAAAAGTGCTTTCTGTTTAGTGTGAAGAGCAATGATGGAAAAGGATGTTATTCTGTTATCAGCCTTAATCTCTCAAAACCACTGCATGTCAGGGCCAGCAGCctatttgtttagaaaaatatagCTCTTAAAAGTGATGCTGGGCTTTGAAAAAttaactttgtatttttcattaaaggaTATGTTGTTTGGAGAAGTCACAGGTTCCAGCAGTGAAGAAGTTGATTGCAGTGCTTCTGCAGTGGAGTATATTTTACAAGAAGACCAAGTTCAGCCTCAAAATTGTTGTAATGTATTCAGCTTGAATGAGGAGTGTAACAGATGGAACAAAACATGTGGATGTAGTCTTGATGCAGAAATTTCACATAACTGGAGTAGGAATGAAAAGATTGATCATATTGATCCAGAGATGTTGAGCAAGAAAGTGAGAGGTGCTGAAACAAAGCAAGCTGAAGCTGCTACATTAATTACAAATGTGGGAACTAACAAAGATTGTTTGGAGGAGAATTCTGTGAATATGGAAACAGAGGAGATGGAACTAACTAAAGCAACAGCACATGAATTGGAAGCcatagaggaaaagaaaggagatatCAAGGAAATGCACAGTGCAGATGGGATCTCTTCAACTGATTTTATGCTACACAGTTTTAAGCCTCAGAATCAGATAGAAAGATGTAGTGAGGTAGAGCAAACAGAGGAGAATGTGATTTTAATCAAGGCTGGTGGTTATGACAGTATACATGAAAAGCATGGTGAATTAATGAAGGCAGAAGGAGATGGATTatcaggagagagagaaattccCAGGGCAGTAACCATTCCCCCAAATGTTACTCATTTGCCACCTGAACAATGTGTTGTTGTACTTCAAAGTACAGACTGTGAGGAGAAATCTGATGTATTGGTAGAGAATGAAGTGGTTGAAAATGAATCCAAAGATGTAATCAAGGTAGCAAATACAACAAGCGATGTTGAGGAAAGCATAAAACCAGTGATAAATGGAGAGGAAGTAACGGCTGCAATACAGATGCAAGGGCTCTGTGCAGAGGCTAATAATGAGAGAGAACTCTCTGAAGTTGTATTGTCTGATTTCAGTAGTTCTAAATCTTTTTGTGAAGTAGAGTGTCCTAAAGACCTAATGATACAGTGTGATAGTGAGGGAATAATTCTGGAGACTGAGGTATACAGTGAAACTATGGAGAGTTCTGCTCACTGTCAGTGCTCTGAAATAAAGCATGACAGTGAAAAGACACTGGAGGAACAATGTGTGCATACACTAGAATATGATACGGACAAAAAACACGAACTGGAGACTGCTGAAGTCTCTCAGTGTTATTTCTCTGTATCTGCTGTTGAAGGAATCAGACATACACTGTCTATGGATGGTATAGACAAAAATATAGCTGCTTCATCAAGCTTTCCAAAAGATGATGGACAGCTCAAAATACAAGACATGAGTATAACCAGACCTGAGTCTATTGAACTAGCCATAAATGTGAACAAAGAAAGTGTTCTTGAAATAGCTAAATCATCAGAGCTATTCAGtagtgcagaaaatgaaaaattactagATGTATGGGAAGGGGAATATTTAAAAGGTAAACCATACCAGGAAGAAGTTTTTTTCCAAGGGAAGTCAGACTTGGAAAGCATACTTGCAGTACCGAAGATGACATGCATTACTGATGCGGAAAGCAGTGTAGCTAAGTGTGAATCATGTGTGTTagattttacagaaagaaatggtGAAATGAAACAACCTGAAAGCCTGTGTAGTACATTAGACTGTGAGTTGACCAAAACTCAGAACTTTGGAGTGTTTGAATCTCAAGAGACTGAATTCCAAGTTAATCAAGATTTTGTAGATGAGAGCAGTAAACCGTTAGAAGAAGCAGATACCATCCAATCGGTTGTAGTAGAAAGTAACGTTACATCTCAGACACAATTTGCAAAACCTCAGAATCAGTTCTTGATAACTGAAAATGATAAATgtgatgaaataaaagcagaattaaacaagcaaagcaaggaattaGTGATTGAGGCTTGTTCCAGTTCATTTAACTGGGAAGACAATGTtgtgaaggagaaaagtaaTGTTTCAGAGATCAGATGCCAGCATACTTCAGAAATGGGTTTTAATAGCAGCTTGGCTTTGTCTACTCAAATGGACTTGAAGACAAGCTGTATAAATTCTGAAGATACAGATTCCCCTATCCAAGAGAATGGATTGGAATCCACAGTGCCTTGTAATTTAAATTACAGTCTTGAGAAAGTTGTTGGATTTGTTGAAAGTGATTTCACaggaaattctgatttttctcatacattgaaaaacaaagaagataaaaattgtGTTGTGGGTAGTGCATTTCATAGTTCTCTAGAAAGCTTCAAAAAGGGTGTTGAGATCCCATCTACTGAAAAAGGCAACATGTGCAAAGAACTGGACTGCTGCTCTGAGGGGgaatacatacacaaaaatgAAGTGGAATTTTCAGGTGAGAAGGAGCTGCCAGTAGATAAAGAACCTCAGGCATCTGTTAAGTTGCAAATTTTGCAAGCAAACTCTTATGATAAGAATACTTTGACCTTCCAAAAGTTTGTTTGTCAAGGATCAGAATGCAAGACGTGGGAAGCTAATGCAGATCCTGCTAGAACTGGTTCACTGACAGATGGGGGGGGAAGTAAAAGGTTGAATAGTTTTGAGACATGTGaggaaaacagcataaaaaggTCTAAAAATGCGTTTGATATCCCAGAACAGAGCAATGTGTCTGAAGAGAAGGACTGTCCTCTACAAAAAGTTGGAGATGTGAAATATTCTGAATGTGTTCCCATGTTCAAAAAGGACCTGAGAACTTCAACAAGAATTGTAATGAGTGCTCTGGAAAATGATGCAAGTGTTGATGCTGATGACCAAGTATGTGAACTTCATTCAACAATGCGCCCAGGAAACACTGTGACAGATAGTCATCTAAAAGCAGATACTATAGTGGATATGGATACATGCTGTGAAACAGACTATTCTCCAAATACTGCAAATGAGTTGTCAAAGGTGGTTGGGGAGGTTTATCCCAAAGACTTAGCCTCTCTGAAAAGAGGGTGTGCATTAGTAGCCTCTGAAAATGCTGAGGGTGCTAGTGAATTCAGGGTAGCTGGATGGATGAATGACAATAGGGAAGATGTGTTAAAAACTGGGACATCCAAAGGAAGACTTGTGATGCCAAGTGCTTCAAAAAATAGATTACCAATATGCCAGATATTAACCAGATTATCAGAAACTTACAGAATGGCTGTAAAAAACAGTAAACTAAGTACAAGAATGTTAGCACTCGGCAATTTTGTAGAAGAAGATGGTTGTGAAAAGCTTGAATCAAATGCAGAGCAAAGTCTACCACACAGTGTTGATATGGGCATCTCAGTTCTTGAAGAATATAATCATAATCAAAATTGTGCTGTTTGCAACTCAGAAGAAAGCAACGCTAATGTTATGTTAGGTGTTTTTCAGCCTTCATGTTTTTGTCATACCACTTGTACTTGGAAGGGCTTTCTGGATAGTGGTAGAAAAAACTTTATTATCAAGTATCTTTCAAATCCAGCCCTGTCTGATGTAGACTGCAATTCTCAAACAGTTAGTCAGTCTTCTGTGCCACAAAAAATGGTATTTGAGAATTTGTGTATGTCGGAGTCAGAGTCTTGTGTAGATGTTGCTCCCAAAAAGACCAATAAATTGAACTGCAAAGTGCAAGAACGATCTGAAGTCTTGGGTGTTTCAACCAAGGCAGCTGTCCAAGTAATGCATGGCAGGCTATCAAAAAAACTGCTTCGAGGTAAAAGAAAAACGAACGCCCTTGAAGTTAAAATAACTCAGCCAGTTCTTGCAAATGCTGATACTTCTATGCCGACAAAATGCTCATCTGAGactataaataaaatcaggcaAGAGATGGGTCCTCCTCTACCCCCACTGCTACTGCCTTTGATTGCTACTCCTCCAAGAGCTGCGTGTTCCATGACCCCAGTGATGTCTTCTGCTGATCGATCCTCTTTGCTTTCCCCTCTTGATGACCTGATATCTCCACTACGTGAAACCCCTGTTCCTCCTCTGATGTCTCCATTGAGAGATACTCCAACTGTCAAATCTGcccttttgttttcccctccatCACCTTCAGAGATGGCAGTGGGTAGAAGGATTCTCTCCTCACCTTTGAAATTTTGTACTTCCATTCCAAAGCATGCACTTCCCGTCCCTGGAAGATTTCCTCTGTGTGCAGCtgatggtgctgctgcagctgctcctcaggAGAACTCTGTGAAGATATTGGACACTATGTATCCAGAGCTATCTGCAAGGGCAAGGACACTAAACATCCTGAAAGGCAATATTCAGCTTAACCGATGTGCCCTTTCAGACAGCCAGAGTTTGCCAGGACCTGTGGCTCAAATAGGTGGGTTCAAAGCAATAGCGTCTACATCAACTGCTTTTGTTAAAACTGGGAGCAATTTGAAATCTGATGGTAGACAAGACAAAAACGTGCAAAACCAGCAAGTGGTTTCAGGCTTGTCAAATCATCTTGAAAAAAGGACATTATTGCCCATATCTATGCCCAGAAGTGCGAAAAGACTGAGATTAGACAGGGAACCACCAAAGCTGGAGTCCAGTGGTACTGCTGCTATTGGAAATGATCAAAATACAAGCTCTGAAATACAGGAGAATTTCCATGGCAAGAGCTGTGAAATCAGTGGTTCAGCACACAGTTCCAGTTTAGAAGCATCTTTACCGTTAAAGAAGGTTATTGATTCTGATTGCCAGAAAGTTTATTTGGCATTGAAGAAAATTGCCGAATCCTGCTTTGACTTGTTACCAGTTATTCGAAGTCATGTTTATGTGGGCAATATCACAAAGATTCCAGTAATGagagatgaagagaaagaagttgTCAGTGAATTTGGTGTAAAAAACAAGGTAAGTAGCATTATTTTGagttttgcattttaacagTGACTTCTGTGCAGGTTAAAAGAGTTTAAGTATGTGCTAGGTGAATTGTCAATGGGTCAGGCAGCCTGCAGTGGCAAAGTGTAGTCTTGAAAGATTATCAGATATCTAAACCTGTATAAACGTAACAAAATAGAGAGCTTCAGACAGTATGAGAAGTTAATGGTCAGTGGTGTCCAAGATGCAAAACTGCAATTGTAGATGCTTTATGCATTTATCAGGAaagcagatgtattttattttcaccacaTTTTTTGTAGTGGATAGCATTAACAATTGTAGAAggagttttctttgtttaaaggTGTGaagtttgatattttttttggtcttttttgttatttcactaaaaaagaaaacacaaaacagcattGTATATATAATACTGGTGTACGTGTTCATTCAGTGTTTACCTTGATTATCATTCtacatcaggttgctcaaatgaattttattggaaaaaacCTCATAGCATCGCATAGCAGCATTTTGCCCCGTTGCAGTTCTTGAAAGTAATTAGGCAGACTGAGATCAGAATAATGATCTGTCAGTTCTCCACAGAAGTTGTCTACTGAGTTCTGCTGTCACCTTTGTTAGGACTTGCCAAACGTGGTAACTTGATAGAAGCAAGTTGCTACTGAAGTTGCTACTCAGGtttgttatttcatttgctGGTTGCCTATGATTTAATTATGTGTATTCTTACATGGATGCAAACAATGTTCTTACAAACAGTTCTCTTGTCATACTGTTACAATGCTATTAAATATTCTCAAATGTAGTGCAGTCTAACAACTGTTTTTTGTGCCTTATAGCATTTAGCTGAGTCGTTGCTGCATGTTATTCTCAATAAACTCAAGGCTCAGAAAACTGCCTCAAATTACAATTTCAACCAGGCTCTTTGTCGAGTCTATACAGGAACTTGTCGACAGCTGGGAGATTTGGAAAGAGCCCGTCTCTTCTGCTATAGCTTACTTAAAGAAGGTATAGTGTGTGTCTCGGTGGTCTTGTATCTTGAACATTTTGTCTGTCTGTGCTGTATTGTTCCAGAATGTTCATTTGCATTTAGAAACCTAATCAAAGAAAATCTTCCTGTGAAAGGCACATTTTCCTTGGACCTTTTttatatactgaaaaatatagaCTGTTATAGAAGAAATTTCCTGTCTCACAGTTGTCTACATCTCTATCTCAGCTTGGTGATCACCTGTGCTCTTAGTAGTCCGCTCATTTTTCAAAGAGATACTTACTTTGGGATCCTCTATACTTTCATTTTTGCCCTGCCATCTCCAAAATGATATTGTGATTCCAGAGAACTTTGTACTTTTTGTTTACTACTGTTTTTACTGAGTAAGCACTGACTCATAAAacacatttgatttttaaaaagaaaaaaaaaggaaccaacAATCTGAACTTCAGTAAAACTCTGTTAAATGTAGACTTTGAATGATTTTCTGTTGTATACTTTGAATTGTTTAAATTCCTGGTGTGgattttctgtggttttattttattttatttagaatgtGAACAGTTGTAAACACATCTTGAAGgttccccccccttttttttatcaattattttattttgattactAATGCATTCACTTTAAAGTTTTCCCCTTCATTTGGTAACACAAGTGAGCTATATTTCAGCTACACAATTGCCGAATTGACTATAAACAGTCGGTGCATCATCTGTTTTCTTGGCTTCCTGtccgtctttttttttcctgttcttctttcAGGTATTCTGCCTTAAATAACTCTAAGATAATTTTTACCAccttttctaattctttttcctttattccctcttctgttctccttctctttttttcctttttttcttttagttttggACTAGCTCTGGCTTAATCCAGTGATATGAGTGTTCATTTGTAGTTGGATTGTATCAGGTAGGATTCCAGAGTGCATCTTCCAGTTTAAAGTCATTGTGAAATCCAGTTTCTGTGCTCCAAGACCACTCTTGTTAGTGAACTGAAGTGCAGTAAGAATAAAGGGAAAAGGACCTCGCGCACTTTTGTTACGCAGCCAAGTCTAGTGTAACCATGCCTGACTTACTGACTAAAACActctttttggaaagaaaaaaaaaaaaaagaattacaatgAACAAagaaggtgtttgttttttcatttggttgtttgttttctcctcccttccatTATTTAATATCAGGACTGGGGTGTGCTAGTATGATTCCACCTCACTGGGCTGCAGTTTTTACATGACTTCTGTGCCTTCTCTCCTTGTTACCTTGCTGTAGAGTGTACTGGCTTTTGATGTCTgagtgtattttttgtttgtttttgtatgttaaAAACTTAcattgttctctcttttttttcttaggcttTCCAGACGCAGTGAAATTGATTTTATTCATCACAAATATATGGCCTGACATATTTTTCTTCGAAGGTGCAATTAACAAAGCCATGCAATTAGTCATCAGGCAGAGTGCAAATGACGATGTCCTGACCTGTCTCAGTGCTTATCTCAGCTGGGAGCAGGTAACTTCTGCTTTCACTGTCAATATCagcttttgtctgttttggttCCCTTGCTGGCTGTATCAAATCAAGAATCTTCTGATGCAGGGTGTGAAGATGCTCCGTGGATCTCCCATGGAGCCTGTACAATTGCACAACTAATGATACTTAAGGCTATCTTCCTGTGGTTGTCTAAACCCTATTAGAAcacaacacttttttgttttccctattaAATACTAATATCTGTAGTAAACACTTagtgcttttattatttttgaattttgacTGGAGTACCCTTGGACTAGGGAATTGTATCACTATGGAACTgtgattttaatgtttcttgaggtcatttttgttttgttttgctttgtgttgttttttaatatgttttgtggttgtttattttattttttaaaaatacatattggGATTGTCTGTCTCTTGTAATTCCTTGTATAATTGGTAATTATTTATCACAGTTATTTTCAGGATGAGTCTGTCTCATCTTATTCATGATCTTTCTATGAGGTAGAGTGTAAATGACcatttatctcaaaaaaaaatgttggcaaaCCTGATTTCATAAGCAGTTGGCACAGTACAAAACTGCAGTGGTGGTAGAAGAATGACCGATGCTTAGGACCTAAGGACTCTAGGAATTTGACTTAAGTCTTTGAGACCAGGACTTCCTGTGTGGTCTTGGATGAGTTGTGTAATTTCTGTTAGT
The genomic region above belongs to Cygnus atratus isolate AKBS03 ecotype Queensland, Australia chromosome 2, CAtr_DNAZoo_HiC_assembly, whole genome shotgun sequence and contains:
- the ICE1 gene encoding little elongation complex subunit 1 isoform X3, with the protein product MMPGETPPPPPAGTAAAAATACANCGILQQNINEYVAALVALKQKLINGDRLLTEYQQKCTELQFAEREISALRCQVEQMLQKILPLEKGQEELGSLKAELEEKKSSLKIYQESQLEYVKIKEEIVKSDAVRKKLEAKVKKLEEAATKHSQDFKLLKTEKKKLEKELKKAQGKLDGVLKEKCRKVKHAETQSSSEDLDLTTDIDKEKIKFLLEELWMCIDSAKGKREKRENDPILASAQDKVRPEKRRLFITEEAVQTHQKIRKRDGKTLHCYSSVESAGKHNSVTALQRHVNTEPFGVDHLENGTAEECLQGCEDKTIHVTMRTDGAYSSSDFSDQEQKGPGGNVMDILNWVRPLPALLSPVQLSPVAEQDMLFGEVTGSSSEEVDCSASAVEYILQEDQVQPQNCCNVFSLNEECNRWNKTCGCSLDAEISHNWSRNEKIDHIDPEMLSKKVRGAETKQAEAATLITNVGTNKDCLEENSVNMETEEMELTKATAHELEAIEEKKGDIKEMHSADGISSTDFMLHSFKPQNQIERCSEVEQTEENVILIKAGGYDSIHEKHGELMKAEGDGLSGEREIPRAVTIPPNVTHLPPEQCVVVLQSTDCEEKSDVLVENEVVENESKDVIKVANTTSDVEESIKPVINGEEVTAAIQMQGLCAEANNERELSEVVLSDFSSSKSFCEVECPKDLMIQCDSEGIILETEVYSETMESSAHCQCSEIKHDSEKTLEEQCVHTLEYDTDKKHELETAEVSQCYFSVSAVEGIRHTLSMDGIDKNIAASSSFPKDDGQLKIQDMSITRPESIELAINVNKESVLEIAKSSELFSSAENEKLLDVWEGEYLKGKPYQEEVFFQGKSDLESILAVPKMTCITDAESSVAKCESCVLDFTERNGEMKQPESLCSTLDCELTKTQNFGVFESQETEFQVNQDFVDESSKPLEEADTIQSVVVESNVTSQTQFAKPQNQFLITENDKCDEIKAELNKQSKELVIEACSSSFNWEDNVVKEKSNVSEIRCQHTSEMGFNSSLALSTQMDLKTSCINSEDTDSPIQENGLESTVPCNLNYSLEKVVGFVESDFTGNSDFSHTLKNKEDKNCVVGSAFHSSLESFKKGVEIPSTEKGNMCKELDCCSEGEYIHKNEVEFSEQSNVSEEKDCPLQKVGDVKYSECVPMFKKDLRTSTRIVMSALENDASVDADDQVCELHSTMRPGNTVTDSHLKADTIVDMDTCCETDYSPNTANELSKVVGEVYPKDLASLKRGCALVASENAEGASEFRVAGWMNDNREDVLKTGTSKGRLVMPSASKNRLPICQILTRLSETYRMAVKNSKLSTRMLALGNFVEEDGCEKLESNAEQSLPHSVDMGISVLEEYNHNQNCAVCNSEESNANVMLGVFQPSCFCHTTCTWKGFLDSGRKNFIIKYLSNPALSDVDCNSQTVSQSSVPQKMVFENLCMSESESCVDVAPKKTNKLNCKVQERSEVLGVSTKAAVQVMHGRLSKKLLRGKRKTNALEVKITQPVLANADTSMPTKCSSETINKIRQEMGPPLPPLLLPLIATPPRAACSMTPVMSSADRSSLLSPLDDLISPLRETPVPPLMSPLRDTPTVKSALLFSPPSPSEMAVGRRILSSPLKFCTSIPKHALPVPGRFPLCAADGAAAAAPQENSVKILDTMYPELSARARTLNILKGNIQLNRCALSDSQSLPGPVAQIGGFKAIASTSTAFVKTGSNLKSDGRQDKNVQNQQVVSGLSNHLEKRTLLPISMPRSAKRLRLDREPPKLESSGTAAIGNDQNTSSEIQENFHGKSCEISGSAHSSSLEASLPLKKVIDSDCQKVYLALKKIAESCFDLLPVIRSHVYVGNITKIPVMRDEEKEVVSEFGVKNKHLAESLLHVILNKLKAQKTASNYNFNQALCRVYTGTCRQLGDLERARLFCYSLLKEGFPDAVKLILFITNIWPDIFFFEGAINKAMQLVIRQSANDDVLTCLSAYLSWEQSSSLDAGIMTSNLLLEMQSCPKVEFQQSERYGEDLSEDAWQYIFAIDLLCSNLKWDWTHDNVISKVLWPSMDKWVKKRKEHGSVQSIPDSIIALTLRLIGRLGQIGLKEGYISAVKNISSVIALFVHHAKEEDVPWGVQLAAVYSLCDLGSSNPVGIVEAINAWRATALNSIPFAVTSGLAEITSLCKMELH